A region of the Thermus sp. LT1-2-5 genome:
CGCCGGGCTTTCCCTCTCCTACCGGGAAGGGCTCGCCGAGGCCCTCAAAGAGCCCGAGGCCAAGGACCCAGGCTTTTTGGAGCGCCTGGTGAAGCTTTACGAGGCGGGAAGCGAGGAGGTCCTCACCCCCCCGGGCCGGGTGGACGTGCGGGTGGGGGAGGTGGAGGGGCTGGCCCAGGTGCAGGCAGGCTTCCAAAAGGGGGAGTGGCTGGGGGAGCTCACCCTCATCGGCCCCATGCGCATGCGCTACCCCGAGGCCCTCTCCGTGGCCTCGGGCCTCTCCCAGGTCTATACTGGGGGCCATGCGGGTTGAGGTGAGGCTCTTCGCCCTGTACCGGGAACGGGCGGGAACGGACCGCCTTCCCTTGGACCTGCCGGAGGGGGCCCGGGTCCGGGAGGCGAAGGAGGCCGTAGAAAGGCTTTTCCCAGGTCTTTCCCTCTCCGGGGGCATGGCGGCGGTGAACCAGGCGCTGGCGGGGGCGGAAACCCCCTTGCAGGAAGGGGACGAGGTGGCCTTTTTGCCCCCCGTGTCCGGGGGCCAGGACTCCTTCGGCCTCACCCAGGACCCCTTGGACCTAAAGGCTCTGGTGGACTGGGCCAAGGCCCCCGAGTACGGGGCGGTGGTGAGCTTTCTGGGCACCACCCGGAGCCCCAACCGCGGGGAGGAGGTGGCCTACCTGGAGTACGAGGCCTACCCGGGAATGGCGGAAAAGGTCATGGCCCAGGTGATCGCCGAGATGCGGGAACGCTGGCCCCTAGGCCGGGTGGCCCTCTGGCACCGCCTGGGCCGGGTGGACCCCGGGGAAGCCTCCATCGCCATCGTGGTTTCGGCCCGGCACCGCAAGGAGGCCTTCGCCGCCTGCCAGTACGCCATCGACCGGGTGAAGGAAATCCTCCCCGTCTGGAAAAAGGAGTACCGCAAGGACGGGAGCTTCTGGGTGGAGGGCTTCGCCCCAGAGGAGCACCGCCTTTGACCTCCTTCACCCTCCTGGCGGGCTTCCTCCTCCTGGTCCTTTTCGCCCTTCCCCTCCTCTTGGGCTTTTCGGCGGGAAGGGCCTTCCGGGAAGGAAGGGGCCGGGTGGCTTTGGGGCTTCTCCTCTTTGGGGGTTTTGTGGGCCTTCTGGCCAGGCCCAGGCCTTTGGGGCTTCTTCTTCTCCTTGTAGGGCTTTTGCTCGGCTATGGCCGCCTCCGCTAGCTATAATGGGGGGATGACCGAGCGGGCCTTGCGCCCCCTCACCGAGGAAGAGTACCTGGCCCTGGAGGAGGAAAGCCCCGTCCGGCATGAACTCCTGGGTGGCTACCCTTACGCCATGGCCGGGGCCAGCTTGGATCACAACCTCATCGTCACCAACCTGGTAGCCCTTCTGAAGCCCCTGGCCCGGGCTAAGGGCTGCAGGGTTTATAGCGAAACCGCCAGGCTCAAGCTCTCCGAAGACACCTTCTACTACCCGGACATCATGGTGGTGTGCGGTCCCAAAGCCCATCCCCTCTACGAAACCGCCCCCTGCCTGGTGGTGGAGGTGCTCTCCCGGGGCAC
Encoded here:
- a CDS encoding molybdenum cofactor biosynthesis protein MoaE; the protein is MRVEVRLFALYRERAGTDRLPLDLPEGARVREAKEAVERLFPGLSLSGGMAAVNQALAGAETPLQEGDEVAFLPPVSGGQDSFGLTQDPLDLKALVDWAKAPEYGAVVSFLGTTRSPNRGEEVAYLEYEAYPGMAEKVMAQVIAEMRERWPLGRVALWHRLGRVDPGEASIAIVVSARHRKEAFAACQYAIDRVKEILPVWKKEYRKDGSFWVEGFAPEEHRL
- a CDS encoding Uma2 family endonuclease codes for the protein MTERALRPLTEEEYLALEEESPVRHELLGGYPYAMAGASLDHNLIVTNLVALLKPLARAKGCRVYSETARLKLSEDTFYYPDIMVVCGPKAHPLYETAPCLVVEVLSRGTEAQDKREKRSRYLSLPSLQGYLILESEGQGGLLYRRTPEGFREEALGEVLALPCLEGTLELAAIYEGLS